AATTCCCATAGCGTTACCTACAATATTGGCGGGAGTAAATCAAACAATAATGCTTTCTCTTTCAATGGTTGTTATTTCAGCTATGATAGGGGCAGGGGGACTTGGAAGGGAAGTTTATAATGGTATAACTCAGATGGAAATAGGCAGTGGCTTTGAAAGTGGTATTGCTGTTGTAATTCTGGCAATGGTATTAGATAGAATAACTCAATCATTAGGCCATAAAAAGAAATAAATTCTTAGGGGGTATAATAAATGATGAACAAAAAATTAAAAAAAATTGTTGTATTAGCCTTTTCAATTATATTAATCATAGGCGCATTATCTGGCTGTGGTAATACTATAGGTGATACCAATGATAAGGAATCAAAAAGAACAGTTAAATTAGTATATGTGAACTGGGCGGAAGGAATTGCCATGACAAATCTGGTAAGTGCCATATTACAGGATAAAATGGGATATAAAGTTGACATGAAACAAGGGGATGTTGGAATGGTATTTACTTCTCTGTCTAGTGGTGACATGGATGTATTTTTAGATGGATGGCTTCCGCTTACCCACAAGGATTATATGGACAAGTATAAAGGAAAATTGGATAATTTAGGTGTTAATTTTGAAAACGCAAAAATCGGATTGGTTGTTCCAAGCTATATGAACATAAATAGTATTGAAGAATTAAATGGCATTAAAGACGAATTAGGTGGCAAAATAGTGGGAATAGATGCAGGTGCAGGTATAATGAAAGTCACTAATAAAGCCATAAAAGAATATAACTTAAACTATGAACTTCTTGAAGGCAGTGGAGCCACCATGACTGCTATGCTGAAGAAGGCAGAAGACAAAAAAGAACCTATTGTGGTTACAGGATGGAAGCCTCACTGGAAATTTGCCACTTGGGATCTTAAATTTCTTGATGATCCTAAAGGAGTGTTTGGTGAAACAGAAAATATTTATACTATAACCAGAACTGGATTTGAAAAAGATATGCCAGAAGTTGCACAATTTCTAAAGAACTTCAAAATGAATGATCAGCAGCTAGGAAGTTTAATGGGAGATATCAAAGACAATGATAGTAAAAAACCTATAGATGTTGCAAGAGAATGGATGAAAAATAATGAAGAACTGGTTAATAGCTGGGTGCCAAAAAGTGAATAGAAAGATATAATTTTGGTTTATCTCCAACTGTATTTTATTGAACACTGGAATATACGGATGTAGATTAAAAAGGGGTTTACGGAATGTTTATGTAAACTCCTTTTTGATCTATCTAAGCCATCAACATTACATTTTAGGCTGTGGCTTCAGAGCCAACTTTAAGTCTCAAGCTTTTTAGCGCATCTATTGTTATAATGGAATATATTTTATTTTCATTTTTATTATCTCAAATAACCTATAGTAATTTTACACTAACAGTCTGTACAAATTGTAAATTTACTTAAGATTTATGGTGTATACTAGATATTGATAGGGAGTGAATTTACATATGGAAAATTTATCAGGAAAAGTAGCAGTGGTTACTGGAGCATCAAGAGGTATAGGCAGAAGTATTGCAGTAAATTTAGCTAGATGTGGTGCTTTAGTGGTAATAAATTATATTAAAAATGAAAAAGAGGCTTGCAAGACTTTGGATATGGTAAAACAGGAGGGAGCTAATGGAATAATAGTACAGGGAGATGTGAGCTTATATAATAGTGCTGAAAAAATAATGAAAAACACTTTGAGCAATATGGGCAAGATAGATATATTGGTAAATAATGCAGGTATATCTAAAGTAGGCCTTTTTATAGATATGAGAGAAAATGAATGGCAGCAGATAATAGACATTAACTTTAAAGGAGTGCTTAATTGTACCCATTGTGTATTAGAACATATGATCTCAAGAAAATCAGGTTCCATAGTAAACATATCTTCTATGTGGGGAAAAGTAGGGGCATCTTGTGAGTCTATCTATTCTGCATCTAAGGGGGCCGTAAATCTTTTTACAAAGTCTATAGCCAAGGAAATGGGGCCTTCTAATATAAGAATAAATGCTGTGGCACCTGGTGTTATCGATACAGAGATGAATTCATGGCTTCAAGAAGAAGAAAGAAAAAATCTGATAGAGGAGATACCTATAGGCAGATTTGGAAAAAGTGATGATATAGGAAAAATTGTATGTTTTTTAGCAGGAGAATCGTCTCAGTATATAACAGGACAGATAATAACTGTAGATGGGGGAATGATTTAACTAAAAAGGAAATTTATCCATTTCTATAGTTAGTAGTTTACTAAAGTAATATTTATATTAAACGATAAATAAAATAAGTTATAGGTATTTAGTTTAAAAATTTAAATATTATAGGATGAAAAAAATTATGTATAAGATTATAATGCTGGATGATACGGCTTATGTTAGATATAGAGTAAAGGATATTTTGGAAGATATAGGTATGGAATTATGTGAATCAGGAACTTCTTTTGATTTTTTTAATAAATTGTATGATAATAAAAAAGAATTAAATTTAATAATATTGGAAGTAGGACTCAGTAGTGAAGATGGTTTTAGTGTGCTTAGAAAAATAAAAGGTAGGGGTTTAAACATACCTGTAATGATACTTACTAAATTAAATGACAGAAGTTCTTTTATAAAATGCATAAAAGAAGGTACTTCGGATTATATATTAAAACCTTTTAATAATAAATTGTTAATTGACAGAATATCTAAGCTTGTAGTCTGTCATGAAAATTCAAATAAACCAGAGGAAATAATACATTTAAACTTCCAACAGTATATTGTTAGACAAGTTATTAAATGTAAAGCGGAAAGTAAGAAATTTTCAGTTATTATGGTAAGTCTAATAAAAGAACATTTTACAGAATTGGATGAAAAGATAGAGGTAAGAGATAGTTATCTTATTTTAATAGATTTTCTTTATAATCAACTAAAAGTTATTTTTAAAATATCGGATTTATTTGAAAAATACGGATTGTCAACTTTTGTAGGGGTACTTCCTGATTGCGATGAGGAAAAAGTTATTTCAATTATAAATAATATGAAATTGATTTATACTAAATTAAAAGCAATAGATAAAAGATATAGTGAATATGCTCTTCAATGCAGTTTTGTGGTATTCCCAGAAGATGGTGAGGATAAACAACAATTGCTAGATAAACTGACTGTTAAAATGAAGTTAGAAATGATTAGAAGTTGAATTAAAAAAGAATCCCTGTTTTAATTAGTTTGAGGAGATTCTTTTTCAATAAAGTAAAATTATATATTTATATAGTCTGAATGAACATATCCAATTGTAGAGCCCCATTGTATTTTATACCATCTACCTTCAGTACTTAGAATTGTGACACTAGTTCCATTTGGTAGTGTGGTAAGAATACGGCCTGTCCAAGGGTTATTCCTTAAGTTTAATACTGAAGAACTATTGCTTAAAGTTACTGTTCCGGTTTTTCCGGTTTGGCTGCTAGTTGATGATTGGCTTGTAGAGGTATTTGTAGCTGCCACATTAGATGAAGCTGCAGCTTGTGAAGTACTTATATAACTTGAATATACATATCCTGTAGTACCATTTACAGATACTTTATACCAGCTTCCGTTAGATTCTAAAATATTTACAGCGGTTCCGTTAGGGAGAGAGGATATTATATTGCCTTGAGGTGTACTTCTCAAGTTTAATGTAGAAGAGGTAGCGCTTAATTTAACATATCCTGAACCTGTGGAAGTACTGCTCCCTGAATTCTGTGATGGTGAATTGGAAGAAAGCTGTTGAACTGCACTATTGGTGGAACTGGCACCTGAACTTATATAATTGGAACTAACATATCCGTAAGACGAATTTAATTTGATTTTATACCAATCACCAATAGTTCCTACTATTTGAACCGTTTCCCCTTTTTTCAAATAACCTAGTATTGAAAAAGAAGTGCCTGCTCCATTTCTTATATTTAAAACTGAACTGCTATTTGATATATTTACCACTCCATTTTGGTAAGTACCATTACTTACAGGTTGGTATGTATCTGTAGAAGAACTGCTGCTTCCATTGGAATTAGAACCAGAAGATGCCTGAGTAGCACCCTCACCTACATATATGTATCCTTTAAGATATAAATTTCCTCTATTTTTTATAGCTTCTTTTGAAATAGTTTTTATATTCCCATCATAGCTTCCGCGTACACTAAAGTTGCCTTCGTTAAAATATATAGTATCTCCATCTACTTCTTCTACAAAGCCCACATGTCCATAACCCACTGAGCCGCCGCCCCACACGATTATGGAATTTGCTTTTGGCTCTGAACCATAGGAATATACATTATCTTTAGCATTGGCATACCACCAGTCTACTGCGTTGCCATAAAATTCTGAAGGAAGTGCAATTCCCAATTTTTCAAGAACACGTCCATAGGTAAACCAGGTGCATTGACCTGTATATCCACACTTTGCAAATATATTTCCCACTGCAGTATACGCACTGCTTTGTATATTTGGTAAATCACTGGAAGCATATGCAGTGTTTACTATATTTTTACTGTTCATAATAGCTGTTGAAATAAAAAAAGCAAATACCAACTTTTTAGATCTATTCATACTTGTGTACCCCCTGAAAACATAATATGAATTTAAATCATATTTAATCTAAATCATAAATAAACAAACTCTTAAAAGATTATCGTAGATTAATAAAGAATATTTAATAGAATATTTAATATAATTATACTATTTTTTTCATATTATTTCATCCTATAATTAAAACTTTTTTAACTTATTTTGTAATTCTATAAAAGATTGTAATCTTATAAAAATTTTAAATTATATAAATAAATGAAAAAATATAAAATTTGCTGTTGACATAGAGATAAAAAATGTTATAATTAAGAACAAATAGAATATATCACTTTACAGGATTAAATTAAAATTCCTGTGAATGTTTTGTTTAAATATTTTTTAAATGGTTTATAAAATTATTGTAATAGTAATTTTTTATGGAGGTTAGGTGTAATGGAAAATATCATCGGAAAGGAAAGAGAAGCAGTAGTAAATAATAATTCATATTATTTTAACTTTACTTTTAGCTGGGGCTATTTTTATTTTAGCGCTGGTTATGTTTGCTTCTCTAAAAAAATAAAGTTTCCTTCTGATGAGTTAGGATAAATTATAAAAATGCATGATTAAAGAAATTTTTATATACAGTGTGTATTTAGTTAATTCAAACAAGGCTCATTAGAGCCTTGTTTTTTATTTGGAAATAACTTCTAAAGCTAGCATAGAAGTTATCCTATAATTTTAAAGTGTTCAAAAATTTAAGGAGGAACTGAGATGATAGTAATTATGAGTCCAAACACACCAACAGAAGAAATAATCATATTAAAACAAAAGATTGAATCAGAAAATAATGTTTCTATAAATGTAATACAGGGGAAAGAATATTGTATATTAGGACTAATTGGAGATACCACAAAGGTTGATGCAAGTAAAATAAGGGCTAATGAATTTGTAGAAAATGTGGAAAAAGTTCAACAACCCTACAAATTGGTTAACAGGCTGTTTCATCCAGAAGATACTGTAATTAATGTAAAAGATGCTTCTATAGGAGGAGAAAAACTGGCAGTTATAGCAGGTCCTTGCTCTGTGGAAAGTGAAGAACAAATAGTAGAAATTGCAAAAAATGTAAAGGACAGTGGTGCTAAATTTTTAAGAGGAGGTGCTTTTAAACCAAGAACGTCACCTTACAGTTTCCAGGGACTTGGAACTGAAGGATTGGAACTTTTAAAAGTTGCAAGACAGGAAACAGGACTTCCCATAGTTACAGAAATTATGTCTGAAGATATGATAGATAAGTTTGTAGAAGATGTGGATGTAATACAGGTAGGCGCAAGAAACATGCAAAACTTTGAACTCTTAAAACAACTAGGTAAAACTAGAAAACCAATTCTTTTAAAAAGAGGATTGTCCTCTACTATTGAAGAACTTTTAATGTCTGCAGAATATATAATGTCTGAGGGAAATGAAAATGTAATACTCTGTGAGAGAGGAATAAGAACTTTCGAAACTTATACTAGAAACACCTTGGATTTAAGTGCCATTCCTGCTATAAAAAAATTAAGTCACCTTCCTGTAATAGTTGATCCAAGTCATGCTGCAGGACTTTGGTGGATGGTAGAACCTCTTGCAAAAGCAGCTGTGGCAGTGGGAGCAGATGGACTTATGATAGAAGTTCATAATGATCCTGCCAATGCAAAATGTGATGGACAGCAATCCATAAAATCAAAAGTTTTTCAGAATCTTATGACAGATATAAATAAGATGGTAGATATGAAATTGGATAAACTGCAGGATGCTGTAAAACTATAGGAGTACATGCTTAAGGAGGAAATATAAGTGGAAGATTGTGACTTTAATATTAATATAGCTGTAGTAGGTATGGGACTTATTGGAGGATCTTATGCCATGGCCCTTAGGGATTTGGAGCCTAAATGTGTTATTGGAATAGATAAAGATAAATATACTTTAAAAAGTGCTTTAGATGATGGGATTATAGATGGGGCTTATGAAAGTGGAGGAGATTTTTTAAAAGAAGTAGATCTTATTATAGTAGCTCTCTATCCTAAAGATACAATTGCATTTATAAAAAATAATTTGCAGTATTTAAAAAAGGGTGCCCTTATAACAGATACTTCTGGTATAAAACAAGATATAGTAGAAAATATAAATTCATTCCTGCCTGAATATTTGGAATTTATTCCTGGACATCCTATGGCGGGAAAAGAATCTAGAGGTATAAAAGGGGCATCTAAAGATATTTTTAAAGGGGCCAATTATATAATAACTCCCGGGGGAAAGAATACTTCCCGGGGGCTTCAAAAAATAGATAAAATGGCAAGGGCTATAGGCTGTAGTAATGTAACCTATATAAGTCCGAAGGAGCATGATAGAATAATTACTTTTACAAGTCAACTTCCCCATGTTATAGCTGTATCCCTTATGAATCTACATGAAGAAGAATACAAAGATAGTATAGAATTATTTACTGGGGGAAGCTTTAAAGATGCTACCAGAGTAGCACAGATTAATTCTAAATTGTGGACTGAATTATTTATTATGAATTCAGATAATCTCATAGAAGAAATAGAAAATTTTCAAAACAGCATGGAGATATTGAAGAAAGCTATAATGAGTAAGGATATAAGTACTATGAGATGTATTTTTGAAAAGTCCATGTTAAAAAGAAAAGAATTAGTTAAAGGACAGTGATTTGCGTGAAGGCTATTGATATTAATGTTAAAGAAAAAAGTTATAAAATATCTATAAAAAAAGGTATATTGAGTTCTATAGGAGAAAGATTGAAAACTACTTACCAGAGTAGAAATATAGTGGTGATTACGGACACAAATGTGGAAAAATTCTATATGGAAACATTGAAAAATTCTCTTTTAGAAAGTGGATTTACAATGAAAATTATATCTATAGAACCAGGAGAAAAGAGTAAAAACTTAGCTACACTGGAAAGAGTATATGAAAAACTATGTGAATTTCAGATAAGGAGAAAAGATATAATAATTTCTCTAGGAGGTGGAGTAGTTGGGGATCTTTCAGGTTTTGCAGCTTCCACTTACTTGAGAGGGATAAATTATATTCAAGTTCCTACTTCTCTTTTAGCCCAGGTAGATAGCAGTATAGGCGGAAAAGTAGCTGTAGATTTGCCCTGGGGTAAAAATTTGGTAGGAAGCTTTTATCATCCAGATGCCGTATTTATAGATCCAGACGTACTCCTATCTTTGAATGATAAATTCTTTAGTGATGGGATGGGAGAAGTTATAAAATATGGATTTATAAAGGATAAGAGTATTTTAAACCTGCTGGATTCTTGTAAAGATAAGGATGAAGTTTTACAATATATTGAGGATATAATATATAAATGCTGCAGTATAAAAAAACATTTGGTAGAAAAGGATGAAAGAGATTTGGGAGAAAGGATGATGTTAAATTTTGGTCATACACTGGCACATGGGATAGAAAAATATTATAACTATGGTAAATATAGTCATGGAGAAGCTGTTGCTATAGGTATGACATATATGACAAATATAACTGAAAGAATGGATATAACTAAGAAAGGAACTCATGACTACATGAAAGGTATATTGACAAAATATGGGCTTCCAGTAAATATGCCGGATATGGATAAACAAGCTCTTGTTAACTCTATAGCTTTAGATAAAAAGTCTTCAGGAGATAGAATAAATATCATAGTTATAGAAGAGGCAGGAATATGTAAAATAATGAAGATAAAATTACGGGAAGTATATGGGTTCTTATTTCCAGAAGATATTATATAGGCTAATTTTTAGTTGAAAATAGATAAAAAGGGGACAATCTATGAAATATGTATCAATAAATCCGACTAAATTAGAGGGACAGGTAAAGATTCCTCCTTCAAAAAGTGTATGCCATAGGGCCTTAATATGTGCTTCTTTGAGCAGTGGTGTGAGTAATATAACCAATGTGGATTTTTCAGAAGATATAGAAGCTACCTGTGAAGCTTTAAAGAGCTTAGGAGTAATTATAGAAAAAGGAAATAATTCATTATCTATAAAAGGGAATTCTAATTTGTATGTAAAAAAACCTAACGTACACTGCTTTCAATCAGGCTCTACGTTGAGATTTCTAATACCTTTGGCTGCAACATTAGGTGAAGAAATAACTTTTACAGGAGAGGGAAAGTTAGTAGAAAGACCTCTAAACGTATACTATGATATATTTAAGAGCCAAAAAATTTATTATAAAACAGAGAGCGGAAAACTGCCTTTAACCATAAATGGAAAGCTAAAATCAGGAGATTATAGAGTTAGGGGAGATGTAAGTTCCCAAT
This window of the Clostridium kluyveri DSM 555 genome carries:
- a CDS encoding SH3 domain-containing protein, with translation MNRSKKLVFAFFISTAIMNSKNIVNTAYASSDLPNIQSSAYTAVGNIFAKCGYTGQCTWFTYGRVLEKLGIALPSEFYGNAVDWWYANAKDNVYSYGSEPKANSIIVWGGGSVGYGHVGFVEEVDGDTIYFNEGNFSVRGSYDGNIKTISKEAIKNRGNLYLKGYIYVGEGATQASSGSNSNGSSSSSTDTYQPVSNGTYQNGVVNISNSSSVLNIRNGAGTSFSILGYLKKGETVQIVGTIGDWYKIKLNSSYGYVSSNYISSGASSTNSAVQQLSSNSPSQNSGSSTSTGSGYVKLSATSSTLNLRSTPQGNIISSLPNGTAVNILESNGSWYKVSVNGTTGYVYSSYISTSQAAASSNVAATNTSTSQSSTSSQTGKTGTVTLSNSSSVLNLRNNPWTGRILTTLPNGTSVTILSTEGRWYKIQWGSTIGYVHSDYINI
- the aroF gene encoding 3-deoxy-7-phosphoheptulonate synthase; its protein translation is MIVIMSPNTPTEEIIILKQKIESENNVSINVIQGKEYCILGLIGDTTKVDASKIRANEFVENVEKVQQPYKLVNRLFHPEDTVINVKDASIGGEKLAVIAGPCSVESEEQIVEIAKNVKDSGAKFLRGGAFKPRTSPYSFQGLGTEGLELLKVARQETGLPIVTEIMSEDMIDKFVEDVDVIQVGARNMQNFELLKQLGKTRKPILLKRGLSSTIEELLMSAEYIMSEGNENVILCERGIRTFETYTRNTLDLSAIPAIKKLSHLPVIVDPSHAAGLWWMVEPLAKAAVAVGADGLMIEVHNDPANAKCDGQQSIKSKVFQNLMTDINKMVDMKLDKLQDAVKL
- a CDS encoding response regulator; the protein is MYKIIMLDDTAYVRYRVKDILEDIGMELCESGTSFDFFNKLYDNKKELNLIILEVGLSSEDGFSVLRKIKGRGLNIPVMILTKLNDRSSFIKCIKEGTSDYILKPFNNKLLIDRISKLVVCHENSNKPEEIIHLNFQQYIVRQVIKCKAESKKFSVIMVSLIKEHFTELDEKIEVRDSYLILIDFLYNQLKVIFKISDLFEKYGLSTFVGVLPDCDEEKVISIINNMKLIYTKLKAIDKRYSEYALQCSFVVFPEDGEDKQQLLDKLTVKMKLEMIRS
- a CDS encoding glycine betaine ABC transporter substrate-binding protein, with the translated sequence MNKKLKKIVVLAFSIILIIGALSGCGNTIGDTNDKESKRTVKLVYVNWAEGIAMTNLVSAILQDKMGYKVDMKQGDVGMVFTSLSSGDMDVFLDGWLPLTHKDYMDKYKGKLDNLGVNFENAKIGLVVPSYMNINSIEELNGIKDELGGKIVGIDAGAGIMKVTNKAIKEYNLNYELLEGSGATMTAMLKKAEDKKEPIVVTGWKPHWKFATWDLKFLDDPKGVFGETENIYTITRTGFEKDMPEVAQFLKNFKMNDQQLGSLMGDIKDNDSKKPIDVAREWMKNNEELVNSWVPKSE
- the ymfI gene encoding elongation factor P 5-aminopentanone reductase; this encodes MENLSGKVAVVTGASRGIGRSIAVNLARCGALVVINYIKNEKEACKTLDMVKQEGANGIIVQGDVSLYNSAEKIMKNTLSNMGKIDILVNNAGISKVGLFIDMRENEWQQIIDINFKGVLNCTHCVLEHMISRKSGSIVNISSMWGKVGASCESIYSASKGAVNLFTKSIAKEMGPSNIRINAVAPGVIDTEMNSWLQEEERKNLIEEIPIGRFGKSDDIGKIVCFLAGESSQYITGQIITVDGGMI
- the aroB gene encoding 3-dehydroquinate synthase, giving the protein MKAIDINVKEKSYKISIKKGILSSIGERLKTTYQSRNIVVITDTNVEKFYMETLKNSLLESGFTMKIISIEPGEKSKNLATLERVYEKLCEFQIRRKDIIISLGGGVVGDLSGFAASTYLRGINYIQVPTSLLAQVDSSIGGKVAVDLPWGKNLVGSFYHPDAVFIDPDVLLSLNDKFFSDGMGEVIKYGFIKDKSILNLLDSCKDKDEVLQYIEDIIYKCCSIKKHLVEKDERDLGERMMLNFGHTLAHGIEKYYNYGKYSHGEAVAIGMTYMTNITERMDITKKGTHDYMKGILTKYGLPVNMPDMDKQALVNSIALDKKSSGDRINIIVIEEAGICKIMKIKLREVYGFLFPEDII
- a CDS encoding prephenate dehydrogenase, translated to MEDCDFNINIAVVGMGLIGGSYAMALRDLEPKCVIGIDKDKYTLKSALDDGIIDGAYESGGDFLKEVDLIIVALYPKDTIAFIKNNLQYLKKGALITDTSGIKQDIVENINSFLPEYLEFIPGHPMAGKESRGIKGASKDIFKGANYIITPGGKNTSRGLQKIDKMARAIGCSNVTYISPKEHDRIITFTSQLPHVIAVSLMNLHEEEYKDSIELFTGGSFKDATRVAQINSKLWTELFIMNSDNLIEEIENFQNSMEILKKAIMSKDISTMRCIFEKSMLKRKELVKGQ